The following proteins are encoded in a genomic region of Asterias amurensis chromosome 5, ASM3211899v1:
- the LOC139937180 gene encoding large ribosomal subunit protein uL4-like encodes MALAAARPLITVYSEKNETSGANVKLPAVFKVPIRPDIVNFVHTNMRKNSRQPYAVSKRAGHQTSAESWGTGRAVARIPRVRGGGTHRSGQAAFGNMCRGGRMFAPTKIWRKWHCRTNTNQKRYAMCSALAATAVPALVMSKGHCIERIPEVPLVVSDAIQDYKRTKEAVLFLKKFKAWADIKKVYKSKRIRAGKGKMRNRRHVQRLGPLIIFDKDNGITRAFRNIPGIKLMNVAKMSLLRLAPGGHVGRFCIWTESAFRRLDSLYGTWKTPSTEKKNYNLPMPMMMNSDLSRLLKSQEIRRALRPKKLDASKRKVLKKNPLKNIRIMFRLNPYYQTQKRQALLQEERAVAQKKAYMDKKRGIVPAEEPAAKVQKGKGKGKAKAAVKAQPKAPAKAPAKAQAKAPAKGKGKK; translated from the exons ATG GCTCTAGCCGCCGCCCGCCCCTTGATCACCGTCTATTCGGAGAAAAATGAAACAAGTGGCGCCAATGTTAAACTACCGGCTGTCTTCAAGGTGCCGATCCGACCTGACATTGTGAACTTTGTGCACACCAACATGCGCAAGAACAGCCGTCAGCCCTATGCTGTCAGCAAGAGAGCTG GTCATCAGACGAGTGCCGAGTCTTGGGGAACTGGCCGAGCCGTAGCTCGTATTCCTCGTGTTCGAGGTGGTGGTACCCACCGATCCGGTCAAGCTGCTTTTGGAAAC ATGTGTCGCGGTGGACGTATGTTCGCACCAACCAAGATCTGGCGCAAGTGGCACTGCCGCACCAACACCAACCAGAAGCGTTATGCCATGTGCTCAGCTCTGGCCGCTACGGCTGTGCCTGCCCTTGTCATGTCTAAAG gtCATTGTATTGAGAGAATCCCAGAGGTTCCTCTTGTTGTCAGTGACGCCATCCAAGATTACAAGCGCACCAAAGAAGCTGTTCTCTTCCTCAAGAAATTCAAGGCATGGGCAGACATCAAGAAG GTTTACAAATCCAAGCGGATCCGAGCTGGTAAAGGAAAGATGCGAAACCGACGACATGTCCAGCGCCTAGGACCCCTTATCATCTTTGACAAGGATAACGGAATCACACGAGCATTCAGAAATATTCCAG GAATCAAATTGATGAATGTCGCTAAGATGAGTCTCCTTCGTCTTGCCCCCGGTGGTCATGTCGGTAGATTCTGCATCTGGACAGAGAGTGCTTTCCGAAGACTTGACTCACTCTACGGCACATGGAAAACACCATCAACAGAAAAGAAGAACTACAA CTTACCAATGCCAATGATGATGAACTCCGACCTCAGTCGTCTCCTTAAGAGTCAAGAAATCAGAAGAGCGCTCCGACCCAAGAA GTTGGATGCCAGCAAACGCAAGGTCCTCAAGAAGAATCCATTGAAGAATATCCGCATCATGTTCAGGCTGAACCCCTACTACCAGACTCAGAAGCGTCAGGCTTTGCTCCAAGAGGAACGCGCCGTGGCACAGAAGAAGGCCTACATGGACAAGAAGCGTGGT ATTGTGCCTGCTGAGGAACCAGCTGCTAAGGTCCAGAAAGGAAAGGGCAAAGGCAAGGCCAAGGCTGCTGTCAAAGCCCAACCTAAGGCTCCAGCCAAGGCTCCAGCCAAGGCTCAAGCCAAAGCTCCAGCTAAGGGAAAAGGCAAGAAGTAA